Proteins from one Mycobacterium sp. HUMS_12744610 genomic window:
- a CDS encoding DUF3052 domain-containing protein, translated as MVAADHARKLGIQRDQVVQEWGWDEDTDDDIRAAVEEACGSELLDEDTDEVVDVVLLWWRDGDGDLVDTLMDAISPLAEDGVIWVLTPKTGKPGHVLPADIAEAAPTAGLMPTSSVNLGDWAASRLVQPKSRAGKR; from the coding sequence GTGGTCGCGGCGGATCACGCTCGCAAATTGGGCATCCAACGAGACCAAGTCGTCCAGGAGTGGGGTTGGGACGAAGACACCGACGACGACATCCGCGCCGCGGTCGAGGAGGCCTGCGGCAGTGAGCTGCTCGACGAGGACACCGACGAGGTCGTCGACGTCGTGCTGCTGTGGTGGCGCGACGGCGACGGGGACCTGGTGGACACGCTGATGGATGCCATCAGCCCGCTGGCCGAGGACGGGGTGATCTGGGTGCTGACGCCCAAGACCGGCAAACCCGGTCACGTGCTGCCCGCCGACATCGCCGAGGCGGCGCCGACCGCGGGCCTGATGCCGACCTCGTCGGTCAACCTGGGGGACTGGGCCGCCAGCCGGCTGGTCCAGCCCAAATCCCGGGCCGGGAAGCGTTGA
- a CDS encoding epoxide hydrolase family protein, giving the protein MKPFHIDVSDDVLGDLSSRLARTRWPEAECVDDWSQGIPLDYTRVLAGYWADEYDWRSREAALNRFDQFTTEIDGLDIHFIHQRSPHPDAFPLLITHGWPGSIVEFQKVIEPLTNPASGRAEDAFHVVCPSLPGYGFSGKPTRTGWGVERIAHAWETLMGRLGYQRYGAQGGDWGAAVTTQIGRNRGRCAAIHLNMPIGRPTPEALKNPTEEEQRALAALAAHRKWGTGYSKQQSTRPQTLGYGLVDSPVGQLAWIVEKFWAWMDCDGNPENVLSRDELLDNVMVYWVTGTATSSARLYWESFRVWEQQDRVELPTGVAAFPGELMKPPRSWCEPAYNITRWTAMPRGGHFAAFEQPELFVEDLRAFFATVR; this is encoded by the coding sequence GTGAAGCCGTTCCACATCGACGTATCCGACGACGTGCTGGGGGATCTGAGCTCGCGCCTGGCGCGCACCCGCTGGCCCGAGGCCGAATGCGTGGACGACTGGAGTCAGGGCATCCCGCTGGACTACACCCGCGTGTTGGCCGGCTACTGGGCCGACGAATACGATTGGCGCTCCCGCGAGGCCGCGCTGAACCGCTTCGACCAGTTCACCACCGAAATCGACGGGCTGGACATCCATTTCATCCATCAGCGCTCACCGCACCCCGATGCGTTCCCGCTGCTGATCACGCACGGCTGGCCCGGCTCGATCGTGGAGTTCCAGAAGGTGATAGAGCCCCTGACCAACCCGGCGTCCGGCCGCGCCGAAGACGCGTTTCACGTTGTGTGCCCGTCACTTCCGGGCTACGGCTTCTCCGGGAAGCCCACCCGCACCGGGTGGGGCGTCGAGCGGATCGCGCACGCGTGGGAGACGCTCATGGGCCGCCTCGGCTACCAGCGGTACGGCGCGCAGGGCGGCGACTGGGGCGCGGCCGTCACCACCCAGATCGGCCGCAACCGCGGACGCTGCGCGGCCATCCACCTGAACATGCCGATCGGGCGCCCGACCCCCGAAGCGCTGAAGAACCCGACCGAAGAGGAACAGCGGGCCCTGGCCGCGCTCGCCGCACACCGCAAGTGGGGCACCGGCTACTCCAAGCAGCAGTCCACTCGGCCGCAGACGCTGGGCTACGGGCTCGTCGATTCGCCGGTGGGCCAACTGGCGTGGATCGTCGAGAAGTTCTGGGCCTGGATGGATTGCGACGGCAACCCGGAGAACGTGCTGAGCCGCGACGAGTTGCTCGACAACGTGATGGTGTACTGGGTGACGGGCACGGCCACCTCCTCGGCCCGTCTCTACTGGGAGAGCTTCCGGGTGTGGGAGCAGCAGGACAGGGTCGAATTGCCCACGGGCGTCGCGGCTTTCCCGGGCGAGCTGATGAAGCCGCCGCGGTCTTGGTGCGAACCGGCCTACAACATCACGCGCTGGACGGCCATGCCGCGCGGCGGGCACTTCGCGGCCTTCGAGCAGCCAGAGCTGTTCGTCGAGGATTTGCGCGCGTTCTTCGCCACGGTGCGGTGA
- a CDS encoding PucR family transcriptional regulator, whose amino-acid sequence MNDNAFAGPFAKHPRSPLELLNTVPDSVLRRLKQYSGRLATEAVSAMQERLPFFAELEASQRASVALVVQTAVVNFVEWMGDPHSNVSYTAQAFELVPQDLARRMPLRHSVDMVRVTMEFFEEVVPLLARSEEQLTALTVGILKYSRDLAFTAATAYADAAEARGTWDSRMEASVVDAVVRGDTGPELLSRAAALNWDTTAPATVVVGTPAPGRVDPAGTGDPAGSERASQDVRDIAARHGRAALTDVHGTWLVAVVSGHLSPTDKFLTDLLNAFSDGPVVIGPTAPMLTAAYHSASEAISGMNAVAGWSGAPRPVQARELLPERALMGDASAIVALHTDVMGPLADAGPTLIETLEAYLDCGGAIEACARKLFVHPNTVRYRLKRITDFTGRDPTQPRDAYVLRVAATVGQLNYPTHPAGVAGGAVTQVPLPVRTGAPPA is encoded by the coding sequence GTGAACGACAACGCTTTCGCCGGTCCGTTTGCCAAGCATCCCCGGTCGCCCCTGGAGCTGCTGAACACCGTTCCCGACTCCGTGCTGCGCCGGTTGAAGCAGTACTCCGGCCGGCTGGCCACCGAGGCCGTCTCGGCCATGCAGGAGCGCTTGCCCTTCTTCGCCGAGCTGGAAGCGTCCCAGCGTGCCAGCGTGGCGCTGGTCGTGCAAACGGCGGTGGTCAACTTCGTGGAGTGGATGGGCGACCCGCACAGCAACGTCAGCTACACCGCGCAGGCCTTCGAGTTGGTACCCCAGGACCTGGCCCGGCGAATGCCGCTCCGCCACAGCGTGGACATGGTGCGGGTCACCATGGAGTTCTTCGAGGAGGTGGTGCCGCTGTTGGCCCGCTCCGAGGAGCAGCTGACCGCCCTCACGGTGGGGATCCTGAAGTACAGTCGCGACCTGGCGTTCACCGCCGCCACGGCCTACGCCGACGCGGCCGAGGCGCGCGGTACCTGGGACAGCCGCATGGAGGCCAGCGTCGTCGACGCGGTGGTGCGCGGGGACACCGGCCCCGAGTTGCTGTCCCGGGCGGCGGCGCTGAACTGGGACACCACCGCGCCGGCGACGGTGGTGGTCGGCACCCCCGCACCCGGTCGCGTCGACCCGGCCGGCACCGGCGATCCGGCCGGCAGCGAGCGCGCCAGCCAGGACGTCCGCGACATCGCCGCCCGGCACGGGCGGGCGGCGCTCACCGACGTGCACGGCACCTGGTTGGTGGCGGTCGTGTCCGGCCACTTGTCGCCGACCGATAAGTTCCTGACCGACCTGCTGAACGCGTTCTCCGACGGCCCGGTGGTCATCGGGCCGACGGCGCCCATGCTGACCGCGGCCTACCACAGCGCCAGCGAGGCCATCTCTGGAATGAACGCCGTCGCCGGCTGGAGCGGGGCGCCGCGGCCGGTGCAGGCACGAGAACTGCTGCCCGAGCGCGCCCTGATGGGCGACGCGTCGGCGATCGTGGCGCTGCACACCGACGTGATGGGACCGCTGGCCGACGCCGGGCCCACGCTGATCGAAACCCTCGAGGCCTACCTGGATTGTGGCGGGGCGATTGAGGCTTGTGCCAGGAAGTTGTTCGTTCATCCAAACACCGTGCGGTACCGGCTCAAGCGCATCACCGACTTCACCGGGCGCGATCCCACCCAGCCCAGGGACGCGTACGTGCTGCGCGTGGCGGCGACGGTGGGCCAGCTGAACTACCCCACCCATCCGGCCGGCGTAGCTGGCGGCGCCGTGACTCAGGTTCCGCTGCCGGTCCGGACCGGTGCGCCGCCGGCGTGA
- the aceE gene encoding pyruvate dehydrogenase (acetyl-transferring), homodimeric type, translated as MTTEFARHDLAKNPSSASEPDRVRVIREGVASYLPDIDPEETSEWLESFDQLLERSGPARARYIMLRLLERAGEQRVAIPALTSTDYVNTIPTELEPWFPGDEDVERRYRAWIRWNAAIMVHRAQRPGIGVGGHISTYASSAALYEVGFNHFFRGKSHPGGGDQVFIQGHASPGIYARAFLEGRLTADQLDGFRQEHSHPGGGLPSYPHPRLMPDFWEFPTVSMGLGPLNAIYQARFNHYLHDRGIKDTSDQHVWCFLGDGEMDEPESRGLAHVGALEGLDNLTFVINCNLQRLDGPVRGNGKIIQELESFFRGAGWNVIKVVWGREWDALLHADRDGALVNLMNTTPDGDYQTYKANDGGYVRDHFFGRDPRTKALVQNMSDQEIWNLKRGGHDYRKVYAAYRAAVEHKGQPTVILAKTIKGYSLGAHFQGRNATHQMKKLALEDLKWFRDSMRIPISDAQLDEDPYLPPYYHPGSDAPEIRYLLDRRRTLGGFLPERRTKTKALRLPGRETYAALKKGSGNQEVATTMALVRTFKEVMRDKEVGPRIVPIIPDEARTFGMDSWFPSLKIYNRLGQLYTAVDADLMLAYKESEVGQILHEGINEAGSVGSFIAAGTSYATHNEPMIPLYIFYSMFGFQRTGDGMWAAADQMTRGFLLGATAGRTTLTGEGLQHADGHSLLLAATNPAVVSYDPAFAYEIAYIVESGLARMFGPDPENVFFYITVYNEPYVQPPEPDNLDPEGVLRGIYRYHTATEQRANKAHILASGVAMPGALKAAELLAAEWDVAADVWSVTSWGELNRDGVAVEKARLLHPDRPASVPYITKALEGATGPVVAVSDWMRGVPEQIRPWVPNTYVTLGTDGFGFSDTRPAARRFFNTDAESQVVAVLEALARDGEIDPSVAVAAARQYRIDDVQAAPEQTSDPGVA; from the coding sequence TTGACCACCGAGTTCGCGCGCCACGATCTGGCGAAAAACCCAAGCAGCGCAAGCGAACCCGACCGCGTTCGGGTGATCCGCGAAGGTGTGGCCTCCTACTTGCCCGACATCGACCCCGAGGAGACCTCGGAGTGGCTGGAGTCCTTTGACCAGCTGCTGGAGCGCTCGGGTCCGGCGCGGGCCCGCTACATCATGTTGCGGCTGCTGGAACGGGCCGGCGAGCAGCGGGTGGCCATCCCGGCGCTGACGTCCACCGACTACGTCAACACCATCCCGACCGAGCTGGAACCGTGGTTTCCCGGCGACGAGGACGTCGAGCGTCGCTACCGGGCGTGGATCAGGTGGAACGCGGCGATCATGGTGCACCGTGCCCAGCGTCCGGGAATCGGTGTGGGCGGCCACATTTCGACCTACGCGTCCTCGGCGGCGCTCTACGAGGTCGGGTTCAACCACTTCTTCCGCGGCAAGTCGCATCCCGGCGGCGGCGACCAGGTGTTCATCCAGGGCCACGCCTCCCCCGGGATCTACGCGCGCGCGTTTCTGGAGGGGCGCCTGACCGCCGACCAGCTCGACGGGTTCCGCCAGGAGCACAGCCACCCCGGCGGTGGGCTGCCATCCTATCCGCACCCGCGGCTGATGCCCGACTTCTGGGAGTTCCCGACGGTGTCGATGGGCCTGGGCCCGCTCAACGCCATCTATCAGGCGCGGTTCAATCACTACCTGCACGACCGGGGCATCAAGGACACCTCTGACCAGCACGTGTGGTGCTTTTTGGGCGACGGCGAGATGGACGAACCCGAGAGCCGCGGCCTGGCGCACGTCGGGGCGCTCGAGGGCCTGGACAACCTGACCTTCGTCATCAACTGCAACCTGCAGCGCCTCGACGGCCCGGTGCGCGGCAACGGCAAAATCATCCAGGAGCTGGAGTCGTTCTTCCGCGGCGCCGGCTGGAACGTCATCAAGGTGGTGTGGGGCCGCGAATGGGACGCGCTGCTGCACGCCGACCGCGACGGCGCGCTGGTGAACCTGATGAACACCACGCCCGACGGGGACTACCAGACTTACAAGGCCAACGACGGCGGGTACGTGCGGGACCACTTCTTCGGGCGTGACCCGCGCACCAAGGCGCTGGTGCAGAACATGAGCGACCAGGAGATCTGGAACCTCAAGCGCGGCGGTCACGACTACCGCAAGGTCTATGCCGCCTACCGCGCCGCCGTCGAGCACAAGGGCCAGCCGACGGTGATCCTGGCCAAGACCATCAAGGGCTACTCGCTGGGCGCGCACTTCCAGGGCCGCAACGCCACCCACCAGATGAAGAAGCTGGCGCTGGAAGACCTCAAGTGGTTCCGCGACTCCATGCGGATCCCGATCAGCGACGCCCAGCTCGACGAGGACCCCTACCTGCCGCCCTACTACCACCCCGGTTCCGACGCCCCCGAGATCCGCTACCTGCTCGACCGGCGCCGCACCCTGGGCGGATTCCTGCCGGAGCGCCGCACCAAGACCAAGGCGCTGCGGCTGCCCGGCCGCGAGACCTACGCCGCGCTGAAGAAGGGGTCCGGGAACCAGGAGGTCGCCACGACGATGGCGCTGGTGCGCACCTTCAAAGAGGTGATGCGCGACAAGGAAGTCGGGCCGCGGATCGTCCCGATCATTCCCGACGAGGCGCGCACGTTCGGCATGGACTCGTGGTTTCCGTCGTTGAAGATCTACAACCGGCTGGGCCAGCTTTACACCGCCGTGGACGCCGACCTGATGCTGGCCTACAAGGAGAGCGAAGTCGGGCAGATCCTGCACGAGGGCATCAACGAAGCGGGGTCGGTGGGGTCGTTCATCGCGGCCGGCACCTCGTATGCGACGCACAACGAGCCGATGATCCCGCTCTACATCTTTTATTCGATGTTCGGCTTCCAGCGCACCGGCGACGGCATGTGGGCCGCGGCCGACCAGATGACGCGCGGCTTCCTGCTGGGAGCCACTGCGGGCCGCACCACGCTGACCGGCGAGGGTCTGCAGCACGCCGACGGGCACTCGTTGCTGCTGGCCGCCACCAATCCCGCGGTGGTGTCTTACGACCCGGCGTTCGCCTACGAGATCGCCTACATCGTCGAAAGCGGGCTGGCCCGTATGTTCGGGCCGGACCCGGAGAACGTGTTCTTCTACATCACCGTCTACAACGAGCCCTACGTCCAGCCGCCCGAGCCGGACAACCTCGATCCCGAGGGCGTGCTGCGGGGCATCTACCGCTACCACACCGCCACCGAGCAGCGGGCCAACAAGGCCCACATCCTGGCCTCCGGGGTCGCCATGCCCGGGGCGCTGAAGGCGGCGGAGCTGCTGGCCGCCGAGTGGGACGTCGCCGCCGACGTGTGGTCGGTGACCAGCTGGGGCGAGCTCAACCGCGACGGCGTGGCCGTCGAGAAGGCCCGGCTGCTCCACCCCGACCGGCCCGCGAGCGTGCCCTACATCACCAAGGCGCTCGAGGGGGCCACCGGGCCGGTGGTCGCCGTGTCGGACTGGATGCGGGGGGTGCCCGAGCAGATCCGGCCGTGGGTGCCCAACACCTACGTGACGCTGGGCACCGACGGGTTCGGCTTCTCCGACACCCGCCCCGCCGCGCGGCGGTTTTTTAACACCGACGCCGAGTCGCAGGTGGTCGCGGTGCTCGAGGCGCTGGCGCGCGACGGCGAGATCGACCCGTCGGTGGCGGTCGCGGCTGCCCGGCAGTACCGCATCGACGACGTGCAGGCCGCCCCGGAACAGACGTCGGACCCCGGCGTGGCCTGA
- the acpM gene encoding meromycolate extension acyl carrier protein AcpM gives MAVSQEEIIAGIAEIIEEVTGIEPSEVTPEKSFVDDLDIDSLSMVEIAVQTEDKYGVKIPDEDLAGLRTVGDVVSYIQKLEEENPEAAEALRAKLESENPEAVANVQARMEADSK, from the coding sequence GTGGCCGTTAGTCAAGAAGAAATCATCGCCGGTATTGCCGAGATCATCGAAGAGGTCACCGGCATCGAGCCGTCCGAGGTCACCCCGGAGAAGTCGTTCGTCGACGACCTGGACATCGACTCGCTGTCGATGGTCGAGATCGCCGTGCAGACCGAGGACAAGTACGGCGTGAAGATCCCCGACGAGGACCTCGCCGGTCTGCGTACCGTCGGTGACGTCGTCTCCTACATCCAGAAGCTCGAGGAAGAGAACCCCGAGGCCGCCGAGGCGCTGCGGGCCAAGCTCGAGTCGGAGAACCCCGAGGCCGTGGCCAACGTCCAGGCGAGGATGGAAGCGGACAGCAAGTGA
- a CDS encoding type II toxin-antitoxin system VapC family toxin — MIAVDTNILVYAHRRDSEFHSAASARIKTLAEGKAAWAVPWPCLHEFFAISTHPKIYSPPSSQSQAIAQVDAWLESPSLSVLGEPAGYWERLKTMLAAGKVTGSLVHDAHIAALCVAHGVRELWSADRDFGRFGSVVAVRNPLVG; from the coding sequence ATGATCGCCGTCGACACCAATATCTTGGTCTATGCCCATCGGCGAGACTCCGAGTTTCACTCGGCCGCGTCCGCACGCATCAAGACACTCGCCGAAGGCAAAGCCGCGTGGGCGGTTCCCTGGCCGTGCCTGCACGAATTCTTCGCGATAAGCACACACCCGAAGATCTACAGCCCGCCGAGTTCGCAGAGTCAAGCCATCGCACAAGTCGATGCGTGGCTGGAATCGCCTTCCCTGTCCGTGCTCGGCGAGCCCGCGGGCTACTGGGAACGGCTCAAGACGATGCTCGCTGCGGGGAAGGTCACCGGCTCGCTGGTGCACGACGCGCACATAGCGGCATTGTGCGTGGCGCACGGCGTACGCGAATTATGGTCCGCTGATCGAGATTTCGGCAGGTTCGGCTCCGTGGTCGCGGTGAGGAATCCGTTGGTTGGCTGA
- the kasA gene encoding 3-oxoacyl-ACP synthase KasA, protein MTKPSTANGGYPSVVVTAVTATTSIAPDIEGTWKGLLAGESGIRVLEDEFVTKWDLPVKIGGHLKEPVDAQMGRLDMRRMSYVQRMGKLLSGRLWESAGNPELDPDRFSVVVGTGLGGAERIVESYDLMNEGGPRKVSPLAVQMIMPNGAAATVGLQLGARAGVMTPVSACSSGSEAIAHAWRQIVMGDADVAVCGGVEGPIEALPIAAFSMMRAMSTRNDEPERASRPFDKDRDGFVFGEAGALMLIETEEHAKARGAKPLARLLGAGITSDAFHMVAPAADGVRAGRAMTRSMELAGLSPKDIDHVNAHGTATPIGDAAEANALRVAGCEHAAVYAPKSALGHSIGAVGALESILTVLSLRDGVIPPTLNYETPDPEIDLDVVAGEPRYGEFRYAINNSFGFGGHNVALAFGRY, encoded by the coding sequence GTGACCAAGCCTTCCACTGCTAATGGCGGTTACCCCAGCGTTGTGGTGACCGCCGTCACGGCGACGACTTCCATCGCGCCGGACATCGAAGGCACGTGGAAGGGTCTGTTGGCTGGCGAGAGCGGCATCCGCGTGCTCGAGGACGAGTTCGTCACGAAGTGGGATTTGCCCGTCAAGATCGGCGGCCACCTCAAGGAGCCGGTCGATGCCCAGATGGGCAGGCTGGACATGCGGCGCATGTCGTATGTCCAGCGCATGGGCAAGTTGCTGAGCGGACGCCTGTGGGAGTCCGCCGGCAACCCCGAGCTCGACCCCGACCGGTTCTCCGTCGTGGTCGGCACCGGCCTGGGCGGCGCGGAGCGGATCGTCGAGAGCTATGACCTGATGAACGAGGGCGGCCCCCGCAAGGTGTCCCCGCTCGCCGTTCAGATGATCATGCCCAACGGCGCCGCGGCGACCGTGGGGCTGCAGCTCGGGGCCCGCGCCGGGGTGATGACCCCGGTGTCGGCCTGCTCGTCGGGCTCCGAGGCGATCGCCCACGCGTGGCGCCAGATCGTCATGGGCGACGCGGACGTCGCCGTCTGCGGCGGCGTCGAGGGCCCCATCGAGGCGCTGCCGATCGCGGCGTTCTCGATGATGCGGGCCATGTCGACCCGCAACGACGAGCCCGAGCGTGCCTCGCGTCCGTTCGACAAGGACCGCGACGGCTTCGTCTTCGGCGAGGCCGGGGCGCTCATGCTGATCGAGACCGAAGAGCACGCCAAGGCCCGCGGCGCCAAGCCGCTGGCCCGGCTGCTCGGTGCCGGCATCACCTCGGACGCCTTCCACATGGTGGCGCCCGCGGCTGACGGCGTACGCGCCGGCCGGGCGATGACCCGGTCGATGGAGCTGGCGGGCTTGTCCCCCAAAGACATCGACCACGTCAACGCGCATGGCACCGCGACCCCGATCGGGGATGCCGCGGAGGCCAACGCCCTGCGGGTCGCCGGCTGCGAGCATGCGGCGGTCTATGCGCCCAAGTCGGCGCTGGGTCACTCCATCGGCGCGGTCGGTGCCCTCGAGTCGATTCTCACGGTATTGAGCCTTCGGGACGGCGTGATACCCCCAACCCTCAACTACGAGACCCCCGATCCCGAGATCGACCTGGATGTTGTCGCGGGCGAACCTCGCTATGGCGAGTTCCGTTACGCGATCAACAACTCCTTCGGGTTCGGCGGTCACAACGTGGCGCTCGCGTTCGGACGCTACTGA
- a CDS encoding SURF1 family protein — translation MPRPVRGLAFLLRPGWIALALVVIAFTYLCFTVLAPWQLGKNTRTTRENHQIEQSLNTAPVPLRTLLPQQDSSAPDAQWRRVTATGHYLADVRVLARLRVVDGDPAFEVLAPFAVDDGPTVLVDRGYVRPEQGSHVPPIPPAPQQTVTITARLRDSEPAAQDKEPFLNDGFEQVYSINTEQVSTLTKVPLTGSYLQLVEDQPGGLGVVGIPHLDAGPFLSYGIQWISFGILAPIGLGYFAYAELRARRREKQQATPPAGEAPPPPQTVEEKLADRYGRRG, via the coding sequence ATGCCTCGTCCGGTGCGGGGCCTGGCGTTCCTGCTGCGGCCGGGCTGGATAGCTCTGGCCTTGGTGGTCATCGCCTTCACCTACCTGTGCTTCACCGTGCTCGCGCCGTGGCAGCTGGGCAAGAACACCAGGACGACCCGGGAGAACCACCAGATCGAGCAGTCCCTCAACACCGCCCCGGTGCCTTTGAGAACACTGCTGCCGCAGCAGGATTCGTCGGCACCCGACGCGCAGTGGCGCAGGGTTACGGCGACCGGGCACTACCTGGCCGACGTTCGTGTGCTGGCCCGGCTGCGCGTCGTCGACGGCGATCCCGCGTTCGAGGTGCTCGCACCGTTCGCCGTCGACGACGGGCCCACCGTCCTGGTCGACCGCGGCTACGTGCGACCCGAGCAGGGCTCGCACGTGCCCCCGATCCCCCCGGCACCGCAGCAGACCGTAACCATCACGGCGCGGCTGCGCGACTCCGAGCCGGCCGCCCAGGACAAGGAGCCGTTCCTCAATGACGGCTTCGAGCAGGTGTATTCGATCAACACCGAACAGGTCTCGACGCTGACCAAGGTCCCGCTGACCGGCTCGTACCTGCAGCTGGTCGAGGACCAGCCCGGCGGGCTGGGCGTCGTCGGCATTCCGCACCTGGACGCCGGGCCGTTCCTGTCCTACGGCATCCAGTGGATCTCGTTCGGCATCCTCGCCCCGATCGGGCTGGGCTATTTCGCCTACGCCGAGCTCCGGGCCCGCCGCCGGGAGAAGCAGCAGGCGACGCCGCCTGCTGGCGAGGCCCCGCCGCCCCCGCAGACCGTCGAGGAGAAGCTCGCCGACCGCTACGGCCGCCGCGGGTAG
- a CDS encoding cobalamin biosynthesis protein produces the protein MRPTRSAGVLAGYLADVVLGDPKRGHPVALFGRAAARLERVTYRDSRIAGAVHVGLLVAGVGALGAAAGRTADRGGRAGPGAVTAAATWVALGGTSLTRTGLHMARLLERGDIDAARRLLPSLCGRDPAALDRAGLTRAALESVAENTSDAQVAPLLWAAAGGAPAVLAYRGVNTLDSMIGYRSPRYARFGWAAARLDDAVNYVAARATAALVVICAPLVGGSPPGAARAWRRDAAAHPSPNAGVVEAAFAGALGVRLGGPTRYRHELELRPTLGDGGPPGVADLRRAVALSAVVQVVAALLAGGLSYPRRP, from the coding sequence ATGCGGCCGACCCGCAGTGCCGGCGTGCTGGCCGGCTACCTGGCCGACGTCGTGCTGGGTGACCCGAAGCGGGGTCATCCGGTCGCGCTGTTCGGCCGCGCGGCGGCCCGGTTGGAGCGGGTCACCTACCGCGACAGCAGGATCGCCGGCGCCGTGCACGTGGGCCTGCTGGTGGCCGGCGTGGGCGCGCTGGGTGCGGCCGCGGGCAGGACCGCCGACCGCGGCGGCCGGGCCGGGCCGGGCGCGGTCACCGCGGCGGCCACCTGGGTCGCGCTGGGCGGAACGTCGCTGACGCGCACCGGCCTGCACATGGCACGGCTGCTGGAGCGCGGCGATATCGACGCCGCGCGGCGGCTGCTGCCGTCGCTGTGCGGGCGCGACCCGGCCGCGCTGGATCGGGCGGGCCTGACGCGCGCGGCGCTGGAGTCGGTCGCCGAGAATACCTCCGACGCCCAGGTCGCCCCGCTGCTGTGGGCGGCGGCCGGCGGCGCGCCCGCGGTGCTGGCCTACCGCGGCGTCAACACCCTGGACTCGATGATCGGCTACCGCTCGCCGCGCTACGCCCGGTTCGGTTGGGCCGCAGCGCGATTGGACGACGCGGTCAACTACGTCGCGGCGCGCGCGACCGCCGCCCTGGTGGTGATCTGCGCGCCGCTGGTGGGAGGATCGCCGCCGGGTGCGGCGCGAGCCTGGCGTCGCGACGCCGCCGCCCATCCCAGCCCCAACGCCGGCGTCGTCGAGGCGGCCTTCGCCGGGGCGCTGGGGGTGCGGCTCGGCGGGCCCACCCGGTATCGCCACGAGCTGGAGTTGCGGCCCACCCTCGGCGATGGCGGCCCGCCCGGCGTGGCCGACCTGCGCCGCGCGGTGGCGTTGTCGGCGGTGGTACAGGTGGTGGCCGCGCTGCTCGCGGGCGGATTGTCCTACCCGCGGCGGCCGTAG
- a CDS encoding low molecular weight protein-tyrosine-phosphatase: MSDREPLHVTFVCTGNICRSVMAEKMFADQLRRRGLGDAVRVSSAGTGDWHVGSSADARAARVLRDHGIPTDHCAAQVGADHLAADLVVAMSRNHLRMLQHLGVDPQRLRMLRSFDPRSGAHTPDVEDPYYGEHEDFEAVYTVIAAALPGLHDWVDDRLERNGTG, encoded by the coding sequence GTGTCTGATCGCGAGCCGCTGCACGTCACGTTCGTCTGTACCGGCAACATCTGCCGCTCGGTGATGGCCGAGAAGATGTTCGCCGACCAACTACGGCGCCGCGGCCTGGGCGACGCGGTGCGGGTGAGCAGTGCGGGCACCGGCGACTGGCACGTCGGCAGCAGCGCCGACGCACGGGCGGCCCGCGTCCTGCGCGACCACGGCATCCCCACCGACCATTGCGCCGCCCAGGTCGGCGCCGACCACCTCGCGGCCGACCTGGTGGTGGCCATGAGCCGCAACCACCTGCGGATGCTGCAACACCTGGGCGTCGACCCCCAGCGGCTGCGGATGCTGCGGTCGTTCGACCCGCGTTCGGGGGCCCACACGCCCGACGTCGAGGATCCCTACTACGGCGAACACGAGGACTTCGAGGCGGTTTACACCGTCATCGCGGCCGCCCTGCCCGGCTTGCACGACTGGGTCGACGACCGACTCGAGCGGAACGGAACGGGCTGA
- a CDS encoding peroxiredoxin → MLPVGATAPDFTLRDQNQQRVTLSGYRDAKNVLLVFFPLAFTGICQGELDAVRDHLPDFENDDRAVLAISVGPPPTHKIWAIQSGFLFPVLSDFWPHGEVSQAYGVFNDDAGYSNRGTFVVDRSGIIRFAECKQPGEARDQRLWTKALAALQD, encoded by the coding sequence ATGCTGCCGGTCGGAGCCACCGCCCCGGATTTCACGTTGCGTGACCAGAATCAGCAGCGCGTGACCCTCAGCGGCTACCGCGACGCCAAGAACGTCCTGCTGGTGTTCTTCCCGCTGGCGTTCACCGGGATCTGCCAGGGCGAACTGGACGCGGTGCGCGATCATCTGCCCGACTTCGAGAACGACGACCGCGCGGTGCTGGCCATCTCGGTGGGCCCGCCGCCCACACACAAGATCTGGGCGATCCAGAGCGGGTTCCTGTTTCCGGTGCTGTCGGATTTCTGGCCGCACGGCGAGGTCAGCCAGGCCTACGGCGTGTTCAACGACGACGCCGGCTACTCCAATCGCGGCACCTTCGTCGTGGATCGGTCCGGGATCATCCGGTTCGCGGAGTGCAAGCAGCCCGGCGAGGCGCGCGACCAGCGCCTCTGGACCAAGGCGCTGGCGGCTTTGCAGGATTGA